The region ACGGGCACGCGCCGTGCGTCCTGTCTTCGCGATAACAACCGGACCCTCTTCTGGGTCCGCGTTCGTTCAACGAAGCGCGGGGCGCGCACACGACGCGTCGCGCCGATTAGCATCGAGGCCACGCATGCTGACCATACCCATCACCGCCTTTGTTACGCTCGTCATCGTTCTATTGATCGCCAATTTATCGAGTGGCGAAAAGAAGATCGAACATAAGATCGACCGGCTTTATGCGAGCGACGATCCGCAATTCCTGCGCTCGATGGGTCTTCTACTCGGACCGCCGGTGATCTCCGGCAATCGCTTCGACATGCTGCTGAATGGCGAGCAGATCTTTCCGTCGATGCTCGACGGTATTCGCGCTGCGCGCCGTACCATAACCTTCGAGACGTTCATTTACTGGTCCGGCGAAATCGGCGAACAGGTTGCCCAGGCGCTCGCGGATAAAGCACGCGAAGGCGTCGCCGTGCATGTGCTGCTCGATTGGGTCGGCTCGTCGAAAATGGACAAGCGCTATTTGAAAATGTTGCGCGACGGCGGCGCGCAGGTCATTCAGTATCACAAGCCGCATTGGACCGGACTCGGCCGCATGAACGACCGCACGCACCGCAAGTTGCTGGTGATCGACGGAAGGATCGGCTTTACCGGCGGAGTCGGTATCGCGCCGGAATGGACCGGTCATGCGCAGGATGAAAAGCACTGGCGCGACACGCATTTTCGCGTCGAAGGTCCGGTCGTCGGTCATATGCAGGCGGTGTTCATGGACAACTGGGTAAAGGCGTCGGGCAATGTACTGCACGGTGCGGAGTACATTCCGGAAGTCGGCAAGGTCGGCGACGGACTCGCGCATATGTTCAGCAGCTCGCCTTCGGGCGGCAGCGACGACATGCAGTTGATGTATCTGATGGCGATCACCGCCGCCACGCGCAGCATTCATCTGGCGAGTGCGTACTTCGTGCCCGACAAGCTGACGATCAACGCAATCGTCGAAGCGGCGAAACGCGGCGTGAAAGTACAGATCATCACGCCGGGCAAGCGCATCGATACGCACACCGTACGCGAAGCGTCGCGTGCATGCTGGGGGGATCTGCTCAAGGCCGGCGTGGAGATGTTCGAATATCAACCGACCATGTTCCACTGCA is a window of Paraburkholderia sp. D15 DNA encoding:
- the cls gene encoding cardiolipin synthase; the encoded protein is MLTIPITAFVTLVIVLLIANLSSGEKKIEHKIDRLYASDDPQFLRSMGLLLGPPVISGNRFDMLLNGEQIFPSMLDGIRAARRTITFETFIYWSGEIGEQVAQALADKAREGVAVHVLLDWVGSSKMDKRYLKMLRDGGAQVIQYHKPHWTGLGRMNDRTHRKLLVIDGRIGFTGGVGIAPEWTGHAQDEKHWRDTHFRVEGPVVGHMQAVFMDNWVKASGNVLHGAEYIPEVGKVGDGLAHMFSSSPSGGSDDMQLMYLMAITAATRSIHLASAYFVPDKLTINAIVEAAKRGVKVQIITPGKRIDTHTVREASRACWGDLLKAGVEMFEYQPTMFHCKLLVVDEYLVSVGSTNFDSRSFKLNDEANLNIYDREFAMLQTATFADDLKHSRQVTLEDWMRRPRREKLIEKCVSLLDTQL